The Cyclopterus lumpus isolate fCycLum1 chromosome 12, fCycLum1.pri, whole genome shotgun sequence genome window below encodes:
- the sec16a gene encoding protein transport protein Sec16A isoform X6, translated as MQPPPWTGPPGPSGPPPSGPNMFRRTRPHKHTAPATAAMPPAAQPMTDPFSFVRAPPPMAAGAPLAAGGLPTIPNSNPPPMQAPSNTMYSQAGSGLPPQSQTPGDVQAPLSGPPPSSLPGVTLFNPHSAASPGVYPAPSPVGYASSHSEQGYFNSTEHMPPMAAEPPPVAQAPGQTPFNQEVQGQPAPQHMLFQPVPPTTSYSQWAPDHSSRPPSVQNYFQPTSDPPPQPFNVPPQTQMYPSHTPSTHHNNPTPPTQTGHPQIQAPLPPQNPVNAPSSQWPDPNAPQQHNSHFQTQNYFSQTSDPRDSWFNIPPQDSGYHQMGTGLAHPQPRPYSVESQHASNTGAGPSSSFTPAQVPYSQESGAISMFFKDNDVENEETLAGERNKAVNGIPESFQYQSNPQALSGQADVPLDYQGPPQQDHSYLPYMNDGDHAPQATTHKTHDSQHDHEENLECVLNQEVLPNDIHGSPAATAAHEVDQFETGPNLETPDTIQRPIRSASVSSNYSNMSYGSGSGTRRQQGVVGTFIQQESPRLSDDANLSAATGGYFEQIDTSPAVDIGAQQSSLEQMWPPTPSPPKPTGIFQASANSSFEPVRSHGVGVRPAEVDRAKMIVEGGADTTPGNLEQPPDNMENIYGSGHPPPAGAGAGGGVPHLPHPVVHSLSRPSSRAFGGSRPCESPATTLWAQHDPASLGANILLAPAAPTVLAPLRQPSAYVIQPPEDVPLDLQPSQRIQPTSQQHSENLENPPKVTKDAQQGVRTQGNVPVQLPASSSTPQVPPAPSQAAANIQPPPAEPPQTSDPQAARHGQNYAPPVQGSGAQPPLDQYPLPAQGPAPGSAPPSAAAYPPWPRGPVPPGASQPAPAEPPRPPSSAGSQQGYGPPPPGPAQVYGGYYGNYGEYPDGRPPYPPGQYPPPPGQYPPPPGQYPPPPGDPRAQQYYQEGPYRGRADPWYGRYEGQIPPTRDPNYQYREPQPERPNSRTSQYSDRPSSRQGYPEDYQRANQSAYNEYYAEYAKQCEYGGYNYGQYDPRYRAYYDPASWPNYDESYRGRDNYYNQQAYPARKEGYDDQWQYYPGYDASFDDDYRRRGEAYADDFDRRSVHSEQSAHSVHSSQSHHSRRSSFSSRSQQSQVYQSQPDLVSAVYDTTASTLAVDYSYGQYPNQADATQNYSQYLYPSEYTADSTWIAPEQPPPRPATPEKFSIPHRCARFGPGGHLVQVLPNLPSAGQPALVDIHNMETILQDTPDQAELRAFPGPLVKEETHKVDVIKFSQNKVLECSRDNNLLDRDSARLLWEFIVLLCRQNGTVVGTDIADLLLKEHRSVWLPGKSPNEANLIDFNNEPLARAEEEPGAGPLSLLSDTFMTVPENLGKETERFRELLLFGRKKDALEAAMKGGLWGHALLLASKMDNRTHARVMTRFANSLPINDPLQTVYQLMSGRMPASATCCGEEKWGDWRPHLAMVLSNLTHTLDLDTRTITTMGDTLVSKGLVDAAHFCYLMAQVGLGVFTKKSTKMVLIGSNHSLPFYQCATNEAIQRTEAYEYAQSLGSQPCSLPNFQVFKLIYACRLAEAGLSAQAFHYCEVISRNVLMQPSYYSPVFLSQIIQMSEKLRFFDPQLKEKPEQELFNEPEWLIHLRQLDGQIRTGVITYNEDRATPTQFDCSSPSSDLDQLSPPEPYGLPVEVDGPTPDNPLMTSLMPGPPPQGVQLMPPAPTSILQDGMALPQPLPSSEVPHFYPVPPSGPPGQMSVSGYPPQNPGFAPPSFQPLPEQTEMYPGAHQQPCPPPLQVGQMSPHMHPPQVPHSPIQMNHPPPQMPHQMPHQMSHQMSQHMPQHMPPSPGHMAPAEQMSHGPPEMHPAQPISSSPPRSSFTPQMDFYDHMAHMGPGRRSRTTSQSSMHMAPGRRSRTTSESSTHSGGRERSNSAVMQASPLPPSIPEQPRIEEAKKVKKNSPKKGGGGGGGGGGGWLNWLYRKGKNEAHLPDDKNKSIVWDEQKQKWVDSNEPEEENNKPLLPPPPGFPKMPQMPGPGGPAAHPGGGPPVNMFSRRAGTRSRYVDVLNPSRISKPGGLAPAPADIFAPLAPMSMPANLFVPSSAPDDQQPLEGSEGGNQEQNTIDATQMFSPTLLPPAPEGPPVPDGSQSGELSRSSSMSSLSREVSQHLNQSHVQAQEMAPAGGVTFYNPAQFAQTSAPSGGGHRSGRLGGQRQYPVVK; from the exons ATGCAGCCCCCTCCTTGGACTGGACCTCCAGGACCCTCGGGCCCACCTCCTTCCGGGCCCAATATGTTCCGCAGGACCAGGCCTCACAAGCATACGGCACCAGCTACTGCCGCAATGCCACCTGCTGCACAACCCATGACggaccctttttcttttgtgagaGCTCCTCCCCCCATGGCTGCAGGTGCACCTTTGGCTGCAGGTGGTCTCCCAACAATACCCAACAGCAACCCCCCACCAATGCAAGCCCCATCTAACACCATGTACTCTCAGGCTGGCTCAGGGCTGCCTCCACAATCACAGACACCGGGGGATGTCCAAGCTCCTCTTTCTGGtcccccaccctcctctctaCCAGGAGTGACACTGTTCAACCCTCACAGTGCAGCATCCCCTGGCGTTTACCCAGCACCTAGTCCTGTAGGATATGCATCCTCACATAGTGAACAGGGCTATTTTAATTCTACAGAACATATGCCACCCATGGCCGCAGAGCCACCACCTGTGGCCCAGGCACCGGGTCAGACACCTTTTAACCAGGAAGTTCAAGGACAGCCTGCTCCTCAGCACATGTTGTTCCAGCCTGTACCTCCCACCACCTCCTATTCTCAGTGGGCCCCTGATCACAGTAGTCGCCCTCCATCAGTTCAGAACTATTTTCAGCCTACTAGTGACCCTCCGCCACAGCCTTTCAATGTACCTCCACAGACCCAGATGTACCCCTCCCACACCCCATCGACCCATCACAACAACCCCACCCCTCCAACACAAACTGGACATCCCCAGATtcaagctcctcttcctccccagaACCCTGTAAATGCTCCCAGTTCCCAGTGGCCTGACCCAAATGCACCCCAGCAGCATAATTCCCACTTTCAAACTCAGAACTACTTCAGTCAGACCTCTGACCCCCGGGACTCATGGTTCAATATACCTCCACAGGACTCAGGCTACCACCAAATGGGGACCGGCTTAGCCCATCCTCAGCCCCGGCCTTACTCGGTTGAATCTCAACATGCATCCAACACTGGGGCTGGGCCTAGTTCAAGTTTTACCCCTGCCCAGGTCCCATACTCTCAGGAGTCTGGTGCAATCTCAATGTTCTTCAAAGACAATGATGTGGAAAATGAAGAAACACTGGCTGGAGAGAGAAATAAGGCAGTGAATGGtatccctgaatcctttcagtaTCAGAGCAACCCACAAGCCCTCAGTGGCCAAGCAGATGTTCCTTTGGATTATCAAGGACCTCCTCAGCAAGATCATTCATACCTACCATATATGAATGATGGCGACCATGCCCCACAGGCAACTACCCATAAGACTCATGATTCACAGCACGACCACGAGGAGAATTTGGAGTGTGTCCTGAACCAGGAAGTATTACCCAATGATATCCATGGCAGCCCTGCTGCTACTGCAGCACATGAAGTTGACCAGTTTGAAACCGGGCCTAACCTGGAGACTCCCGATACTATTCAAAGACCAATTAGATCTGCTAGTGTGTCATCCAACTATAGCAATATGAGCTATGGAAGTGGAAGTGGCACTCGACGCCAACAGGGAGTAGTAGGTACCTTTATTCAGCAGGAAAGCCCACGTCTCAGTGATGATGCTAACCTGTCTGCTGCCACTGGAGGCTACTTTGAGCAGATTGACACTTCTCCAGCTGTAGATATTGGTGCGCAACAGAGTTCCCTGGAGCAGATGTGGCCTCCCACACCTAGCCCCCCAAAACCGACTGGTATCTTTCAGGCCAGTGCTAACAGCTCTTTTGAACCTGTGCGCTCTCATGGAGTTGGGGTGCGTCCTGCTGAAGTGGATAGGGCTAAAATGATCGTGGAAGGGGGTGCTGATACTACACCTGGCAACCTGGAGCAGCCGCCAGATAATATGGAAAATATTTATGGCTCTGGACACCCCCCGCCTGCTGGGGCTGGGGCTGGAGGTGGTGTTCCTCATCTACCACACCCAGTggttcactctctctctcggcctTCATCCCGTGCTTTTGGGGGCAGTCGGCCCTGTGAGAGCCCTGCCACTACTCTGTGGGCTCAGCATGATCCTGCCAGCTTGGGCGCTAACATCCTCCTAGCCCCTGCTGCCCCAACAGTTCTTGCACCTTTACGGCAGCCCAGTGCGTATGTCATCCAACCTCCAGAGGATGTCCCACTGGACCTGCAACCCTCCCAGAGAATCCAGCCAACTTCGCAGCAACACTCTGAGAACCTAGAGAACCCACCAAAG GTCACCAAAGATGCTCAGCAGGGGGTAAGAACGCAAGGGAATGTCCCTGTCCAGTTGCCGGCCTCTTCATCTACTCCACAGGTACCACCAGCACCCTCCCAAGCAGCTGCAAACATCCAGCCGCCACCAGCTGAACCCCCTCAGACATCAGACCCGCAAGCTGCACGGCACGGACAAAATTATGCTCCTCCTGTTCAAGGGAGTGGAGCACAACCTCCCCTTGACCAGTATCCACTTCCAGCACAGGGGCCTGCCCCGGGCAGTGCTCCCCCATCCGCTGCTGCATACCCCCCATGGCCTCGAGGACCAGTACCTCCAGGAGCTTCTCAGCCAGCTCCTGCAGAACCACCTCGACCACCCTCCTCTGCAGGCAGCCAGCAAGGCTATGGGCCCCCTCCTCCAGGGCCAGCGCAGGTGTATGGTGGCTATTATGGTAATTATGGAGAATACCCAGATGGCAGACCACCATATCCCCCTGGCCAATACCCTCCTCCACCTGGCCaatacccacctccacctggccaatacccacctccacctggggATCCTAGAGCACAGCAATATTATCAA GAGGGTCCATACAGGGGCAGAGCAGATCCTTGGTATGGCAGATATGAAGGGCAGATCCCACCGACTCGCGATCCAAACTACCAGTACAGAGAGCCTCAGCCAGAACGACCCAACTCCAGAACTAGTCAGTACTCTGACAGGCCCTCCTCCAG GCAAGGCTATCCTGAGGATTACCAGAGAGCCAACCAAAGTGCCTACAATGAATATTATGCAGAATACGCCAAACAATGCGAATATGGAG GATACAACTATGGACAGTATGACCCCCGGTACAGAGCATACTATGATCCCGCCTCCTGGCCTAATTATGATGAAAGCTACAGAGGCAGAGACAATTACTATAATCAACAGGCATATCCTGCCAG GAAAGAGGGCTATGATGATCAGTGGCAGTACTATCCCGGTTATGATGCCAGTTTCGATGATGATTACCGCCGACGCGGAGAAGCGTACGCCGATGACTTTGACCGACGCAGTGTCCACAGCGAGCAGTCGGCACATAGTGTGCACAGCTCTCAAAGCCACCACAGCAGACGGAGCAGCTTCAGCTCCCGATCACAACAG AGCCAGGTGTATCAAAGCCAGCCTGACTTAGTGTCAGCAGTCTATGACACCACAGCATCCACCCTGGCTGTGGATTACTCCTATGGACAGTACCCAAACCAGGCTGATGCCACCCAGAACTACAGCCAGTACCTCTATCCCTCGGAGTACACGGCAGACAGCACCTGGATCGCCCCTGAGCAAC CTCCTCCACGTCCTGCCACCCCAGAGAAGTTCAGCATACCCCACCGCTGTGCCCGCTTTGGACCTGGTGGTCATCTGGTCCAAGTTCTGCCCAACCTCCCCTCAGCTGGACAGCCTGCTCTCGTTGATATCCACAATATGGAG ACGATACTGCAAGACACCCCGGATCAGGCAGAACTACGTGCATTCCCAGGACCTCTTGTTAA GGAGGAGACCCATAAGGTGGACGTGATAAAGTTCTCCCAGAACAAAGTGCTGGAGTGCTCTCGTGACAACAACCTCTTGGACAGGGACTCTGCCCGCCTGCTCTGGGAATTCATTGTGCTGCTCTGTAGACAGAACGGG ACTGTGGTCGGCACAGACATCGCAGACCTCTTGCTGAAGGAGCATCGCTCTGTCTGGCTACCGGGCAAAAGTCCAAATGAAGCCAACTTGATTGATTTTAACAATGAGCCGTTGGCACGAGCCGAGGAAGAGCCGGGAGCTGGACCGCTATCCCTCCTGTCCGACACCTTCATGACTGTCCCAGAGAACCTCGGAAAGGAAACCGAACGCTTCAGGGAGCTCCTACTGTTTGGCCGCAAGAAG GATGCGCTAGAAGCAGCTATGAAGGGAGGTCTCTGGGGCCACGCCCTGCTGTTGGCCAGTAAGATGGACAACAGAACACATGCACGTGTCATGACAAG gTTTGCCAACAGTTTGCCTATCAATGACCCTCTTCAGACGGTGTACCAGCTGATGTCAGGGAGGATGCCTGCATCAGCCACT TGCTGCGGAGAGGAGAAGTGGGGTGACTGGCGCCCTCACTTGGCCATGGTGCtgtctaacctcacacacaccctggacCTGGACACTCGCACAATCACCACTATGGGGGACACTCTCG TATCCAAGGGGCTTGTTGATGCTGCACACTTCTGCTACTTGATGGCCCAAGTTGGTCTGGGAGTTTTCACGAAGAAGAGCACCAAGATGGTTCTGATTGGCTCCAACCACAG TTTGCCCTTTTACCAATGTGCGACCAACGAAGCTATCCAGAGGACTGAGGCCTATGAGTACGCTCAGTCTCTTGGCTCCCAGCCATGCTCACTACCCAATTTCCAG GTCTTCAAGTTGATCTATGCATGCCGCTTGGCTGAAGCAGGCCTGAGTGCTCAGGCCTTCCACTACTGTGAAGTTATTTCTAGGAATGTCCTCATGCAGCCTTCCTATTACTCTCCGGTTTTCCTAAGCCAAATTATACAG ATGTCGGAAAAGCTGCGATTCTTTGATCCACAACTGAAGGAGAAGCCCGAGCAGGAGTTGTTCAATGAGCCTGAATGGCTGATCCACCTCAGACAGCTGGATGGACAGATACGG acgggAGTGATTACATACAATGAAGACAGAGCAACTCCTACACAGTTTGACTGCAGCAGCCCCAGCTCTGACTTGGACCAGCTGAGTCCACCTGAACCGTACGGTTTGCCTGTGGAGGTGGATGGCCCCACCCCTGACAACCCACTAATGACCTCGTTAATGCCCGGGCCTCCCCCGCAGGGAGTTCAGCTGAtgcctccag CTCCCACCTCTATCCTCCAAGACGGGATGGCACTTCCTCAGCCTTTACCCTCCAGTGAAGTGCCCCATTTCTACCCAGTACCCCCCAGTGGACCACCAGGCCAGATGTCCGTCTCAGGCTACCCTCCACAGAATCCTGGCTTTGCCCCTCCTTCCTTCCAACCACTACCGGAGCAGACGGAGATGTACCCGGGAGCCCATCAGCAGCCGTGTCCCCCACCTCTTCAAGTGGGCCAAATGTCACCACACATGCATCCCCCTCAGGTGCCGCATTCACCAATACAGATGAACCACCCGCCACCCCAGATGCCCCATCAGATGCCCCATCAGATGTCCCATCAGATGTCCCAGCACATGCCCCAGCACATGCCCCCTTCTCCCGGGCACATGGCCCCTGCAGAGCAGATGTCCCACGGCCCACCAGAGATGCATCCTGCTCAGCCAATATCATCCTCCCCACCCAGAAGCTCCTTCACACCACAAATGGACTTCTATGACCACATGGCTCACATG GGTCCTGGGAGGAGATCACGGACTACTTCACAATCTTCAATGCATATG GCTCCAGGACGCCGCTCTCGCACCACCTCTGAATCATCCACTCACTCTGGTGGAAGAGAGCGGAGCAACTCTGCTGTCATGCAGGCCTCTCCACTGCCACCTTCGATCCCTGAACAGCCCCGCATAGAAGAGGCCAAGAAAGTCAAGAAAAACTCCCCGAAAAAG ggtggtggtggaggtggaggtggaggtggtggttgGCTAAACTGGCTCTATAGGAAGGGGAAGAATGAGGCTCACTTGccagatgacaaaaacaaatct ATTGTGTGGGATGAACAGAAGCAGAAATGGGTCGACTCGAACGAGCCTGAGGAAGAG aataaTAAGCCCCTTCTACCGCCTCCTCCTGGCTTTCCCAAGATGCCTCAGATGCCTGGCCCAGGAGGGCCTGCCGCACATCCGGGTGGTGGTCCTCCTGTCAACATGTTCTCCAGGAGAGCAG gCACGAGGAGCAGATATGTGGACGTTCTGAACCCCAGTAGGATTTCTAAACCGGGCGGGTTAGCCCCGGCGCCTGCAGACATCTTCGCTCCTTTGGCGCCAATGTCCATGCCCGCTAACCTATTTGTGCCTAGTTCAG CTCCTGATGATCAACAACCTCTAGAGGGAAGCGAAGGAGGAAATCAGGAGCAGAACACCATCGATGCTACACAG ATGTTCAGCCCAACGTTGTTACCACCCGCCCCAGAAGGTCCTCCTGTGCCTGACGGCTCACAGTCCGGGGAG CTCTCACGTTCTAGCTCAATGAGTTCTTTATCACGCGAAGTGAGTCAGCATTTAAACCAG AGTCATGTCCAAGCCCAGGAAATGGCACCCGCTGGGGGCGTCACCTTTTATAACCCTGCACAGTTTGCACAG acaagTGCACCTTCGGGAGGCGGACACCGCTCTGGCCGTTTGGGCGGTCAGCGCCAGTACCCAGTGGTGAAATAA